The following proteins are co-located in the Hydractinia symbiolongicarpus strain clone_291-10 chromosome 7, HSymV2.1, whole genome shotgun sequence genome:
- the LOC130649035 gene encoding cAMP-dependent protein kinase type I-beta regulatory subunit-like, with the protein MATDQETDAEMIKECEDYVKKYNVQVLLKDAIVQLCINKPENPFQFLREHFGKLEKEHGKSNEHEPEPPITDPPPLTKQRGRRGAVSAAVISEEDAASYVKKVIPKDYKTMAALSKAIEKNILFSHLDDAERSDIFDAMFTVKHSEGEVIIQQGDEGDNFYIIDTGEVDVYVNDQLVVSISPGGSFGELALIYGTPRAATVKAKTDVKLWAIDRVTYRRILMGSTMRKRKMYEQFLEKVSILESLEKWERLTVCDALEPCSFEDGEEIVVQGEPGDDFYIIVEGQSSVLQRRNPSEEPIEVSRLGVSDYFGEIALVLNRPRAATVVSRGPLKCVKLDRQRFERVLGPCVDILRRNIQQYNSFVSLVV; encoded by the exons atggcGACGGACCAAGAAACTGATGCTGAAATGATAAAGGAGTGTGaagattatgtaaaaaaatataatgtccAGGTGTTATTAAAAGACGCTATAGTACAGTTGTGTATTAATAAACCAGAAAATCCGTTTCAATTTTTGCGAGAACATTTTGGAAAATTGGAAAAG GAGCATGGTAAATCCAATGAGCATGAACCAGAACCACCTATCACAGATCCACCTCCACTAACAAAACAAAGAGGTCGTAGGGGAGCAGTAAGTGCAGCTGTCATATCTGAGGAGGATGCAGCGTCATATGTGAAGAAG GTCATTCCTAAAGACTACAAAACAATGGCAGCTTTATCTAAAGCTATTGAAAAGAATATTCTCTTTTCTCATTTGGATGATGCAGAAAGAAG cgatatctttgATGCCATGTTCACAGTAAAACACAGTGAAGGAGAAGTAATAATTCAGCAAGGAGATGAGGGTGATAATTTTTACATCATTGACACAGGAGAAGTTGAT gtTTATGTAAACGATCAGTTGGTGGTGTCAATTAGTCCTGGTGGAAGTTTTGGAGAACTTGCTTTGATCTATGGAACACCAAGAGCAGCCACCGTCAAG GCGAAAACAGATGTGAAATTATGGGCAATCGACCGAGTAACATACCGTCGTATTCTTATGGGTAGCACTATGAGAAAACGAAAGATGTATGAGCAATTCCTGGAAAAAGTCTCCATCTTAGAGTCGTTAGAGAAATGGGAGAGATTGACTGTGTGTGATGCTTTAGAGCCGTGTAGTTTTGAAGATGGAGAAGAGATTGTGGTCCAGGGAGAACCAGGAGACGACTTTTACATCATTGTTGAG GGACAATCTTCAGTATTGCAGCGACGCAATCCAAGTGAAGAACCCATTGAAGTTAGTAGGCTGGGAGTGTCAGACTATTTCG GTGAGATTGCTCTTGTTTTAAACCGCCCACGTGCTGCTACCGTGGTTTCACGTGGTCCGTTAAAATGTGTAAAGTTAGACCGCCAACGCTTTGAGCGCGTATTAGGCCCGTGTGTGGATATATTGCGTCGAAACATTCAACAGTACAACAGCTTTGTTTCCCTCGTCGTGTAA